AAGACGCTGCTGCGAGCGTTTCAAATTAACGAACGATTGTTGCTGGACGACAAGTCGCGCGATGACCTGCGGCTGCGACAGATTCGAATTTCGGATCGACTGGGCCGCTATTCCGACGCCGCTGTGCATCTGAAAACTCTGCGCGACAAGCGCACAGATTTAGCTGAGGTATGGCACTTCAGCGGCATTGTGGCCAAAGATACGGGCGACTTCGCCAATGCGCAAAAGTACTTTACCAAGGCGGTGTCACTGGAAGACCCGATGCCGGAATCCTTCGAATATCTGGCTGAGCTGATCACGTCAGAAGCGAAAGATCCAATCGAAGCGGAACGCCTTCTTGGTCATCTTGTCGCCGACGACGATTCGGCAAAATCTCGTCGTATTCGAGCGTCCTGGATGCTGCAGGCGAACCGTCCATCCGATGCGATTCCGGATCTCTGGACAGCTCTGAACGAAGAACCAGACGACGTTCGGCTGAACGCCATGTTGCTGAAAGCCGTGCGACTGGCGGCCAACGAAGACCATTCATTCAACGCGGCGGATCAGTATCAGAAAATCATTGTCAACCTGAATGGCGTTCTGTCCGACATGCCCGACAAAACGCGCCTCAGGCTGTACCTGTCGTCAGCGCTATGGGCGACTGGTGAGCGGAATGCGGCGATCGGCAATCTGGAATATGGAATCGAACGCGACCCGCGACAGTTTGAACTTCACGAAGTTCTGGTCGACTATCTGGTCAGCGACAGACAATACGATCGAGCTCAGCAGATCTTCGACCAGATTCCGAAAAAGGTTGTCGAACGTGGGCGGCGTGAGTTCATGCGTGGCCGCCTGCTGATGTCTCAGAAGAACTGGAAGGACGCCATCAACGCTTTTGAACTTGCTTTAGGGTTCGCTCATCATGACGCCAACATTACGTCGCGAGCCCGAGTTTGTCTGGCGTTGTGTCGACGTGAATCCGGCGATGACGTAGCGGCCATGCATGCGTATCGGTCGCTGGTACAGGCGAATCCGGAATTCGAAGGCGGTCGATTGGGAATGGCGTCGGCTTACCTGCGAGCCGACCAGATTCCGTTGGCAATTGCTGAATATCGACAGCTGCTTCACGTCGAAGGCGTTCCCGAATTTTTGGCCAACCTGATGATTCGTCACAACCTCAGTCAGCCTTCTGCCAGCCGTGACTGGACCGAAGTCACAGAACTTCTGCGTAACGACAACCCAATCGTCACCGACGATGTGCAGCGAGTTCTGTTGCAGGCCGATCTGCTGTTCGCTCAGGGACACCCCGCGCAGGCGATGGACCAACTGGACAAAGCGGCTCGCAACATGCCGGAACGCGAGGAAATTCAGCGAGCGTTGCAGCGACTGTCGTCTGTGCACGGCAATCAATTGCAGGATCGCGTTCTGAAAGTTCTGGACGAAGATGCACGCAATATCGAGGCACATATCAGCGTGCTTCGCCTGCAGGTCGCCCGCGAAGACGTCAGCGATATGGTTACATGGTTGGACAATCTCATAAGCGGCCAAAGTTACGAGACGCTTAGTGAGGCCGAGCGGTTGCGAATCGTCGCTGAAGCCGCAACTTCCGTGGCCGATGCTGAAATCGCAACGCGAGGAATTCGCGAACCGACCCAGACGCTTCTAAGTTACGCGGCGGAAGCGCGTCGACGACTGGCGTCAATTTCGCCACAGCACATGTACGGCTACATTCGATTTCTCGCGCTGCATCAGTCGGTCGAAACAGGCGTTGAAGTCATTGAAGCAGCGGCTGCCGACAACCGTCTGTCAAACGATGTACTCGCACGCTGCTGGTTGGAATGTTTTCGTCATGGAGCCGCTGTCCAAGGACTGCGCGATCGCATCGACAAAAAGCTTATCGATCTGATCCGAGCAGAACCGACCAACGAATTTCTGCGGCTGACTTACGTGAACGCACTGATAGCCACTGAAGACTATCCGAAGGCCGAAAAATGGCTCGCTCAGTTAACTCAGGGCGGACGACACAACGGACGCGCCTACGGACGCCTGGCATGGCTGGCACTCTTCGTCGACAACGATCCGTCTAAAGCGCTCGGCCTGTCTGCTCAGGCCGTGAGAAGGTCACCGGGTACCACGAAGGTTCGCAACGTCCGAGGACTTGCGCTGGCTGAATCGAATCAGGTCGCGGCCGCTCTGGATGTGCTGATGACGATCCCACCGGAAAACCGCACGACGGCGTCGCACTTGTATACCGCGCGAGCTTTGTCTTTGGCCGAACGAAATTCTGAAGCGACGGACCTGGTTCGTGAATTAAGTTACCACGAATCACAATTGGACCCGGCTGAGGTCCGCCTGCTGCATGAACTGCAACGCACGTTAAATGTCGAGCCCCCGCGCATGACACTTCGGTAAGCCGTTGTGATTTTCGCTCGGGACATTGCAGGTAACGAACTTAGGCATTGGCTCGGAGAAATATAACAACGTATGTATCTGCGGCATCCTGCCGCACCACGGCGCCAGCATGTCACCGATACGGGTATTCACTTCTTGTGCTGCGGCCTTAAGCCATCGAAATCGCAGCTACGACCACCAGCACAAACAGCCCGATGACAAGACCAATAATGATCTTTCCGGCCGTGTCCAGTGTCTTATGGTCTGCATAGCCTTCCGGAGCGGCCAGACAGCGCAAACCGACAAGGATATTCAAGATCGGAACGATCAATCCAATTGCCCACCAGCCGCTGTAGCCCAAATTCTTGAGCCGCTGCACGGCGAGTACGATGGTGACAACCAATCCGATGATGGCTGTCACCAGAACAACGCCGGTCGCTCCCGCCTTATCGGCAGCATACTGCACGATGTTGTTGAGAACTCCGATTGCAAAAGACAGGCCAAAATAGGCCGCGCGTCCAATCCCGCCGTAGTCGCGATCCGGAAAGACTTCCGTCGCCATACTCTCCTGAGACGGAGCTGCATAAGGGTTAATATCGGACACGAAATCAAACTCCTGCTGGTTTTCGGTAACAGCACCTTAAGGAGACTACTGAGGCGACACTCGCGCGACAAGTGAAATGGACTCAAATTCAGCAGATCGATGGCCAACCGACCTGGCGGCAAACCCTTCGTGCCGTGAGTTTTCCTGCGGCTCCGCTACGCCGTCTTCGCTACGGCGGCCTTCATTTTTGCTAGACCGGTTTTCGCGACCTCAAGCGCATCCTGCTTCCAGTAGGTCGGGTTGAACAATTCAAGTGACAGAGTCACCGAGCGTCCTCGACTACCGATCATGTTCAGGATGTCGGTCAGCGGTGCGACGCCATCGCCGGGGTAGACCCGATCAGAATCATTCATGTCCATTCGATCCGGTGACGCAGGGTAATCGTTCATGTGAAACACCTGGATGGCATTGTCGGCGAGTAATTGCAGGCCGCCGAAGTCTGATCCGCCTTTGAAGATGTGATAGACGTCCGGCAGCAGACAGGCTTTCGGGTGACTGGCCTCGACACACACCATGACGGATTCGCCCAGCCGAGACAGATTGGTACTGAAGCCCCACACTTCCAGCTGCGGCACCACACCGGTTTCGTCACCCACTTCCAGCAAAGCTCGGTAGCGATCGGCGACCACAAACAGGTCCAGTTTTTCTCCACCACGATGAGCGCCCACAGGCGGAGCGGCAAGGCGAGTACCGCCAATGCTTGCCAGGACATCCATGTCGCGCTTGGCTTCTTCCAGCCCTTTCTTACGACCTTCGTCGTCATCCACAATCCAGTTGGCGAAACCGATCGCGCTGTCGACGGTGAGTCCGGCGTCGGCGATCATTTTCCGCAGATCCGTCAGGCTCCCGCCGCCTTCCGTGTACTTCGTTAAATGACGCATCCACGGCTCGATGCCGTCGTAACCTGCTGCGGCAGCAATCTCAATTTGCTTTCTGATGTCGTCCGTTTGTTCGCGAATCGTGCTCGTATTCAGACAGTAGCGAAACGGTGACTTCGCATTCTGATTTTCTGCGGGGGCTGCGGCAGTTGTGATCCCAGGCACAGAAGCGGCAACGGCGGAGGCGGCCAGAAATTTTCGGCGATTGACGTTCATACTGCAGGTCCGGAAAGGCGACAAACGGAGCGACCGACATGTCGTATTTTTGTGGCGCATTTTGAAGAAGTTGAATTCGACGTCAGCTCACGACTTGCGGTCGCGACCTGCGTCCGCGAGATTCTGGCATCCGTGTGCCGCAAACGCCAACGACTTCGTGACAAACTCGACAGCGTTTCACGCTGACTTGTGGCCGCGGAAATCGATTCTTGCTCTACGTGGGCCGGCTCACACGAGCCAGAACCGTCCACAACTAAACGTAAATTGCTCTAAGCCAACTTACTGTGAGTATTCAGCAAACAGCCAAAGAAGCCGCCACCGCAGCGGGCGACATTCTGTCCGACTATTTTCACAACGGCGTGACCATGCGGACAAAATCGGCATCGGTCGATTTGGTCTCCGATGCAGATGTGAATGCCGAACGAGCCATCGCCGAGGTCATCCGCAAACACTTTCCGGAACACAGCATTCTGGGCGAAGAAGAGAATTCAGACGACGTCAACACGCCGCATCTTTGGATCGTTGATCCACTGGACGGCACCACCAACTTCGCTCATGGCATTCCGCATTTCGCCGTTTCCATCGCGTACTACCGTGACGGCCAGGCTGATACAGGCGTCATCTTCAACCCGATTCTCGGCGACTGGTACATTGCAGACCAAACCACCGGAGCGACTCACAACGGCCAGTCTATTCACGTGGGCTCACAAACGCGGCTGGATGAAGTTCTGATCGGCACGGGCTTCTACTATGACCGAGGTGCCATGATGGAAGCGACCTTGGCATCAGTCGACCGCCTGTTTAAACAGCAGATCCACGGCATCCGCCGATTCGGTACTGCATCACTGGATTTGGCGATGGTGGCGTGCGGGCAGTTTGGAGCGTACTTCGAATACCAATTGTCACCGTGGGATTTTGCCGCCGGGCGGCTTCTGGTCGAAGCAGCCGGTGGCAAAGTCACGACGTGCGCAGGTGGCCCGCTGCCGTTGCAGAAAACGAGTCTTCTGGCGTCCAACGGGAACCTGCACGACGACGTGCTAAATCTGGTCCAACGTTAGTCGGCCAATTCGACGTCCACCTTATTCGGCCCCTCTTTGGTGACCACGGCAATCAGCCCCGAGGTTGCCTGATCGGCGTAACGAGCCGGAACTTCGGACTTCAGCGCGGGCGACTTGACAGGCGTTTGCACACCATAACCTGGCGGCTGATACGCTTCGGATTCAATGTCCGGCTCAG
This DNA window, taken from Fuerstiella marisgermanici, encodes the following:
- a CDS encoding DUF805 domain-containing protein: MSDINPYAAPSQESMATEVFPDRDYGGIGRAAYFGLSFAIGVLNNIVQYAADKAGATGVVLVTAIIGLVVTIVLAVQRLKNLGYSGWWAIGLIVPILNILVGLRCLAAPEGYADHKTLDTAGKIIIGLVIGLFVLVVVAAISMA
- a CDS encoding sugar phosphate isomerase/epimerase family protein, with product MNVNRRKFLAASAVAASVPGITTAAAPAENQNAKSPFRYCLNTSTIREQTDDIRKQIEIAAAAGYDGIEPWMRHLTKYTEGGGSLTDLRKMIADAGLTVDSAIGFANWIVDDDEGRKKGLEEAKRDMDVLASIGGTRLAAPPVGAHRGGEKLDLFVVADRYRALLEVGDETGVVPQLEVWGFSTNLSRLGESVMVCVEASHPKACLLPDVYHIFKGGSDFGGLQLLADNAIQVFHMNDYPASPDRMDMNDSDRVYPGDGVAPLTDILNMIGSRGRSVTLSLELFNPTYWKQDALEVAKTGLAKMKAAVAKTA
- a CDS encoding inositol monophosphatase family protein is translated as MSIQQTAKEAATAAGDILSDYFHNGVTMRTKSASVDLVSDADVNAERAIAEVIRKHFPEHSILGEEENSDDVNTPHLWIVDPLDGTTNFAHGIPHFAVSIAYYRDGQADTGVIFNPILGDWYIADQTTGATHNGQSIHVGSQTRLDEVLIGTGFYYDRGAMMEATLASVDRLFKQQIHGIRRFGTASLDLAMVACGQFGAYFEYQLSPWDFAAGRLLVEAAGGKVTTCAGGPLPLQKTSLLASNGNLHDDVLNLVQR